One genomic window of Corynebacterium diphtheriae includes the following:
- the ribD gene encoding bifunctional diaminohydroxyphosphoribosylaminopyrimidine deaminase/5-amino-6-(5-phosphoribosylamino)uracil reductase RibD, with protein MNFIYPAVIAAVQEGEKAWGTTHPNPPVGAVVLSSNGSIVGRGHTQPPGGSHAEIMALRQAGENTKGGTLVVTLEPCNHWGRTGPCSHAISESGIEHVVYLMQDTGSLEKGGAEYLRRQGLKVTFLDLSVAALIPWQASKDRGWPYVVGKTAHTLDGFVAAEDHSSKWITGSASRDYANRQRRHFDAIIVGTGTVKADNPALTARKDDGTLLPHQPLKVVIGTSKISEGTQLARSGFVQFSTIEEALVQLWDRGVRYVLVEGGPHLLHGFLTSGNLDQLHSYSAPMLLTRGVSLLQEEEKKSAESANTTIASSLRGSPQSISMLGDDILQVINI; from the coding sequence ATGAACTTTATTTATCCTGCGGTCATTGCAGCAGTTCAAGAAGGAGAAAAGGCTTGGGGAACTACACACCCTAATCCTCCGGTTGGGGCAGTGGTGCTGTCTAGCAATGGCTCGATTGTGGGAAGGGGGCATACCCAACCACCTGGGGGCTCTCACGCTGAAATAATGGCATTGAGGCAGGCAGGGGAGAATACAAAAGGTGGCACATTAGTGGTCACTTTAGAGCCATGTAATCACTGGGGAAGAACTGGTCCCTGCAGTCATGCTATTTCTGAATCCGGTATTGAGCACGTAGTTTATCTCATGCAAGATACCGGTTCGCTAGAGAAAGGCGGGGCGGAATATCTTCGGCGCCAAGGATTAAAGGTGACCTTTTTAGACCTCAGTGTTGCTGCTCTTATTCCTTGGCAAGCATCTAAAGATCGTGGTTGGCCGTATGTTGTAGGGAAAACTGCCCACACTCTGGATGGCTTTGTTGCTGCTGAAGACCACAGCTCCAAATGGATAACTGGCAGTGCATCGCGTGATTACGCCAATCGGCAACGACGGCATTTTGATGCGATCATTGTTGGAACTGGCACTGTCAAAGCTGATAATCCAGCTTTGACAGCTCGAAAAGACGATGGCACCTTATTGCCGCATCAACCACTCAAAGTGGTCATCGGAACGAGTAAAATTTCTGAGGGTACGCAGTTAGCACGATCGGGATTTGTGCAGTTTTCAACGATCGAAGAAGCATTGGTACAACTTTGGGACCGAGGGGTGCGTTATGTGCTGGTTGAAGGCGGTCCACATTTATTACATGGATTTTTAACGAGCGGTAATCTCGACCAGTTACATTCGTATAGTGCGCCCATGCTTTTAACTCGAGGAGTTTCCCTTCTACAAGAGGAGGAGAAGAAATCTGCGGAAAGTGCTAATACTACGATTGCAAGTTCATTAAGAGGAAGTCCTCAATCCATTTCGATGCTCGGGGACGATATTCTTCAAGTAATTAATATTTGA
- the rpe gene encoding ribulose-phosphate 3-epimerase: MTQTRQCPIIAPSILAADFRKLEEEIQSVNHADWIHVDVMDGHFVPNLSFGADITCAARLSTSQPLDVHLMIENPENWVDSYIKAGAFTVIFHVEATDNPVDLARHIRQQGARAGFSLKPSTPIDPYLDMLEEFDEVLIMSVEPGFGGQKFMPEQLEKVRQLRRIIDERNLDVTIEIDGGISESTIRQAAEAGCDAFVAGSAVFGSDDRNAAIDALRERARSRA, encoded by the coding sequence ATGACTCAGACTCGACAGTGTCCGATTATTGCACCATCAATTTTAGCTGCAGATTTTCGTAAGCTTGAAGAAGAAATCCAGTCGGTTAACCATGCCGACTGGATTCATGTCGATGTGATGGACGGTCATTTTGTGCCAAATCTTTCTTTTGGGGCAGATATCACTTGTGCTGCACGGTTGAGCACCTCACAACCACTTGACGTTCATCTAATGATCGAAAATCCAGAAAATTGGGTGGATTCGTACATTAAAGCTGGTGCGTTTACTGTCATATTTCATGTGGAAGCAACAGACAACCCAGTAGATCTTGCACGACATATTAGACAACAGGGTGCAAGAGCAGGGTTTTCGTTAAAACCAAGTACTCCGATTGATCCTTATCTCGATATGCTAGAAGAGTTTGACGAAGTTTTGATCATGAGTGTCGAACCTGGTTTCGGCGGACAAAAATTTATGCCGGAGCAATTAGAGAAGGTCCGTCAACTTCGTCGAATTATTGATGAACGCAATCTAGACGTGACTATCGAAATTGACGGTGGTATTTCAGAGTCCACAATCCGCCAAGCTGCAGAAGCAGGGTGTGATGCCTTTGTTGCCGGTTCTGCTGTCTTTGGTAGTGATGACCGTAATGCTGCCATTGACGCATTACGCGAACGTGCGCGCAGTCGTGCCTAG
- a CDS encoding riboflavin synthase, with protein MFTGLIEEIGTITGMEEQGDSLVLSISAPALMVDVKQGDSISVNGVCLTVVICDATGFTADVMRESLDHSSLGQLRTGSNVNLERAMRADARMGGHIVQGHVDGTGVLLSRDHSEHWDVLRFSLPADISQYVVEKGSIAVDGTSLTVSSISEPLAENHWFEVSLIPTTLEHTTLGELKLREVVNLEVDIVGKYVERMLAGHK; from the coding sequence ATGTTTACTGGGTTAATAGAAGAAATCGGAACGATTACTGGAATGGAAGAGCAAGGAGACTCACTCGTTCTCAGTATTTCAGCACCGGCACTTATGGTTGATGTGAAGCAAGGCGATTCAATTTCAGTCAACGGTGTGTGCTTGACCGTTGTTATTTGTGACGCTACTGGCTTCACAGCTGATGTAATGAGGGAGTCTCTCGATCATTCTAGTCTGGGTCAACTCCGAACTGGCAGCAACGTAAATCTGGAACGCGCCATGCGTGCGGATGCTCGCATGGGAGGGCATATCGTGCAAGGTCATGTTGATGGCACTGGTGTGCTGTTGTCTCGGGATCATTCGGAACATTGGGATGTATTGCGATTTAGTCTTCCAGCAGATATTTCGCAGTATGTGGTTGAAAAAGGTTCGATTGCTGTTGACGGAACTTCATTGACGGTGTCGTCGATAAGCGAACCTCTTGCAGAAAATCATTGGTTTGAAGTTTCGTTAATTCCCACCACTTTGGAGCACACTACGCTCGGTGAGCTAAAACTACGTGAGGTTGTGAATTTAGAAGTAGACATCGTTGGAAAATATGTTGAACGAATGCTTGCAGGACATAAATAA
- the whiA gene encoding DNA-binding protein WhiA gives MGALSAQVKDELIKVSSTKQRSRIAELASIIRFAGSIDSALGKTVIEIELDNEAVAIRVAKEIEELFAISAKLVDLGPMATRRTPRHVVRIAEDAETLIRRVGLVTRSGHAVVGLPPQIISGSISDAEAAWRGAFLAAGQLSDPGRTSGLEVACPCQEASLALVGCARRLGLSAKPKETRGVEKVVIRDGEAVGALLSRMGAHKTRLVWDQKRARREARPLGNRLANFDDANLRRSARAAVAAAARVERAMTILGDDVPDHLAQAGQLRVQHRQASLEELGRLADPQMTKDAVAGRIRRLLHMADKKASDMGIPDTSVVVTEELLDDF, from the coding sequence GTGGGAGCTCTTTCTGCTCAAGTTAAAGATGAACTGATCAAGGTGTCATCTACAAAACAGAGGTCTCGCATCGCCGAACTTGCTTCGATCATTAGATTTGCTGGCTCTATTGATTCTGCGCTCGGAAAGACTGTAATAGAAATCGAACTAGATAACGAAGCCGTTGCAATTCGTGTTGCGAAAGAAATAGAGGAGTTATTTGCTATTTCTGCCAAGTTGGTGGATTTAGGGCCGATGGCAACACGTCGGACTCCACGACATGTGGTACGCATCGCCGAGGATGCAGAAACTTTGATTCGTCGAGTTGGGTTAGTAACTCGTAGCGGCCATGCGGTAGTAGGGCTACCGCCTCAGATAATATCTGGATCAATTTCTGATGCTGAGGCTGCGTGGCGTGGTGCTTTCTTGGCTGCAGGCCAGCTTTCTGACCCAGGTAGGACTTCAGGTTTGGAAGTTGCATGTCCTTGCCAAGAAGCATCTTTAGCTTTGGTTGGATGTGCTCGCAGGTTGGGTTTGTCAGCTAAACCCAAAGAGACTCGTGGGGTAGAAAAAGTTGTCATTCGAGATGGTGAAGCAGTTGGGGCATTGCTATCTCGAATGGGAGCACATAAAACGCGACTTGTGTGGGATCAAAAACGAGCACGAAGAGAGGCGCGACCTTTAGGAAACCGATTAGCTAATTTTGATGACGCAAATCTGCGTAGATCGGCGCGAGCGGCGGTAGCTGCGGCAGCGCGTGTGGAAAGAGCTATGACAATTCTTGGTGATGATGTTCCCGACCACTTGGCCCAAGCTGGCCAATTGCGTGTACAACATCGGCAGGCTTCCTTGGAAGAGCTAGGCCGATTAGCGGATCCCCAGATGACCAAAGACGCTGTAGCTGGAAGAATTCGCAGATTGCTGCATATGGCAGATAAAAAGGCTTCTGACATGGGAATTCCGGATACATCAGTAGTCGTAACTGAGGAACTTCTGGACGACTTCTAA
- a CDS encoding bifunctional 3,4-dihydroxy-2-butanone-4-phosphate synthase/GTP cyclohydrolase II, with amino-acid sequence MDQQNNDHPRVTLDSIERAIADIANGKPVVVVDSEDRENEGDLIFAADKATPELVAFMVRYSSGYICASLTSEECDRLQLPPMTSHNEDARGTAYAVTVDANTGTTGISATSRADTLRKLADSQFGPQDFTRPGHVVPLRAKAGGVLERAGHTEAAVDLARMAGLNPAGVLCEVVSEDDPTDMARAPELRRFADRHDLALISIEQLIEWRRRYELLVERAVSTQLPTEFGRFTAVGYRGIVDGVEHIALVAGDISSDEGKDVLLRVHSECLTGDVLGSRRCDCGPQLQASLRAISERGRGVVVYLRGHEGRGIGLLHKLQAYHLQDEGADTVDANKALGLPVDARNYSVAAHILRDLGVQSVCLLTNNPEKSLELERYGVKVTGREPVKVEVHEDNIRYLTTKRDRMNHDLPWIAEYNKEQS; translated from the coding sequence ATAGATCAGCAGAATAACGATCATCCAAGGGTGACTTTGGATAGCATCGAAAGGGCCATCGCGGATATTGCGAATGGAAAGCCTGTGGTCGTAGTCGACTCAGAAGATCGTGAAAACGAAGGCGATTTAATTTTTGCGGCTGATAAAGCAACGCCAGAGTTAGTAGCCTTTATGGTTCGATATTCTTCGGGTTATATATGTGCCTCTTTGACGTCAGAAGAGTGCGATCGACTTCAGCTTCCGCCAATGACATCCCATAACGAGGATGCGCGGGGTACCGCATATGCCGTCACGGTAGATGCGAATACAGGAACAACTGGTATTTCTGCAACAAGTCGTGCAGATACGTTGAGGAAACTTGCCGACAGTCAATTCGGACCTCAAGATTTCACGCGTCCTGGCCATGTGGTTCCACTGCGTGCGAAAGCAGGAGGTGTGCTTGAACGGGCAGGGCATACTGAAGCGGCTGTCGATCTAGCTCGAATGGCTGGCTTGAATCCAGCAGGCGTCCTGTGTGAAGTCGTCAGCGAAGATGATCCCACAGACATGGCACGAGCACCTGAACTACGACGATTTGCGGATCGACATGATCTTGCACTTATTTCGATTGAACAGCTTATTGAGTGGCGACGTAGGTACGAATTACTTGTTGAACGAGCCGTGTCAACACAACTGCCAACTGAGTTCGGACGGTTTACCGCGGTCGGCTATCGTGGAATCGTTGACGGTGTAGAACATATTGCGCTAGTTGCTGGGGATATTTCTTCTGATGAGGGCAAGGATGTTCTCCTTAGAGTCCATTCTGAATGCTTGACCGGAGATGTTTTGGGTTCTCGTCGGTGTGACTGTGGGCCGCAATTACAAGCGTCCCTTCGTGCTATTTCCGAGCGAGGGCGCGGAGTCGTGGTGTACTTGCGTGGACATGAAGGACGTGGAATCGGATTACTTCATAAGCTTCAGGCGTATCATCTGCAAGATGAAGGGGCCGATACGGTTGACGCAAATAAGGCATTAGGCCTACCAGTTGACGCCCGTAATTACTCTGTTGCTGCACACATTCTACGAGATCTTGGCGTGCAGTCAGTATGTTTGCTGACGAATAATCCAGAAAAATCCCTTGAACTGGAACGCTATGGGGTCAAAGTAACTGGACGAGAGCCTGTCAAAGTGGAAGTGCACGAAGATAATATTCGTTATTTGACCACAAAACGGGATCGAATGAACCATGATCTGCCATGGATTGCCGAATACAACAAGGAGCAAAGCTAA
- the ribH gene encoding 6,7-dimethyl-8-ribityllumazine synthase, with the protein MSKEGLPNVSSVAGAGLVVGIVSATWNEKICNQLHAEAIRTAKDCGAKVIETRVIGALELPIVVQKLAQTCDAVVANGCVIKGGTPHFDYVCDSVTEGLTRIALDSGVPVGNGVLTTLNEEQAIDRAGFDGSTENKGAEATIAAMHTALVLRDLP; encoded by the coding sequence GTGAGCAAAGAGGGACTGCCCAATGTATCTTCGGTAGCAGGAGCAGGTCTTGTTGTCGGAATAGTCTCCGCAACGTGGAATGAAAAGATCTGTAATCAGCTCCATGCTGAAGCGATTCGCACGGCAAAGGACTGCGGTGCAAAAGTCATCGAAACACGAGTGATCGGTGCGCTGGAGCTACCGATTGTAGTGCAAAAACTCGCTCAGACCTGTGATGCGGTGGTTGCTAATGGTTGTGTGATTAAAGGTGGCACTCCTCATTTTGACTACGTTTGCGACTCGGTAACTGAAGGGCTTACCCGAATTGCTTTAGATAGTGGAGTACCAGTCGGTAACGGAGTGCTTACTACTTTGAATGAAGAACAGGCGATTGACCGCGCTGGTTTTGATGGTTCCACTGAGAATAAAGGAGCAGAGGCAACCATTGCGGCTATGCATACTGCGCTTGTTCTAAGGGATTTGCCGTAA
- the rapZ gene encoding RNase adapter RapZ translates to MNLNMRTDVEPRTEIPPVVITGLSGAGLSSAARVLEDMGWYVTQNIPSQFVVQLVELCADPHSPVDKIAIVSDVRSKEFSGSLEEVISELSGLGLKPLVVFMDARNDVLIKRFDNLRRTHPLQGSGTLLVGIEREREIMNQIKESADVVIDTSDLSIHDLRRSIELNFNGIANKLQHVTVQSFGFKHGSPRDTDLLIDVRFLPNPFWVPELRPFRGTDKPVSDYVLADEGAQKFLDNFTRMLRDMRPGFKHEGKNFITVSVGCTGGHHRSVAIAEELARRLREVPDLDVSVNHRDIARN, encoded by the coding sequence ATGAACCTCAACATGAGAACTGATGTCGAGCCTAGAACTGAAATCCCACCAGTAGTAATTACAGGTCTGTCTGGCGCAGGATTGAGTTCGGCAGCCCGCGTGCTTGAAGATATGGGCTGGTATGTGACTCAAAACATCCCATCGCAATTTGTGGTCCAACTCGTTGAGTTGTGCGCCGATCCGCATTCACCAGTCGATAAAATCGCCATCGTTTCAGATGTTCGGTCGAAGGAATTCAGCGGTAGCTTGGAAGAAGTAATTTCGGAGCTTTCCGGACTCGGTTTAAAACCATTGGTCGTATTCATGGATGCGCGAAATGACGTCTTGATCAAGAGATTTGATAATTTGCGACGAACTCACCCTCTTCAGGGAAGCGGCACTTTGCTCGTGGGAATCGAACGTGAACGCGAAATTATGAATCAAATTAAAGAGTCTGCCGATGTTGTCATCGACACTTCAGATCTATCAATTCATGATCTTCGACGTAGCATCGAACTCAACTTCAACGGAATCGCTAATAAGTTACAGCATGTTACGGTGCAATCCTTTGGCTTTAAACACGGTTCTCCACGTGACACAGATTTGCTTATCGACGTTAGGTTCTTACCGAATCCGTTCTGGGTACCTGAACTGCGTCCGTTTAGAGGTACGGACAAGCCTGTGTCTGATTACGTATTGGCAGACGAAGGCGCGCAGAAATTCCTCGACAATTTCACGCGAATGCTACGGGACATGCGCCCCGGTTTTAAACATGAAGGTAAGAACTTTATTACTGTTTCCGTTGGGTGCACTGGTGGACATCATCGATCAGTAGCTATAGCTGAAGAATTAGCGCGTCGTTTGAGAGAGGTTCCGGACCTTGATGTCAGCGTTAATCACCGAGATATCGCCAGAAATTAG
- a CDS encoding PH domain-containing protein: MTASSSNSNGDNPSTQRAIRLSDQEIQQYVALDAPLTTGKPWDLEINSAYLRRWAWSGAIFILAIHIFLAVVVAIGDTGTTVTLIDQWGYFLVGLVFASAFYLAFARPRVRANEDGVEVRNFVGTRFYPWSVIYGLNFPQGSKFARLELPEFEYVPLWAIQAGDSARSISAIEDFRILESQFMPED; encoded by the coding sequence GTGACTGCATCTTCTAGCAACAGCAATGGTGATAATCCATCTACTCAACGTGCCATTAGGCTTAGCGATCAGGAAATCCAGCAATATGTTGCTTTAGACGCTCCACTTACGACGGGTAAGCCGTGGGACTTAGAAATTAATTCTGCTTATCTGCGGCGATGGGCATGGAGTGGTGCCATTTTTATTTTAGCGATTCACATTTTCTTGGCGGTTGTCGTAGCAATCGGTGACACTGGTACTACAGTGACGCTTATTGATCAGTGGGGTTATTTCTTAGTTGGTCTTGTATTTGCGTCAGCATTTTATCTTGCTTTTGCGCGGCCACGTGTTCGAGCTAATGAAGATGGGGTAGAAGTTCGAAATTTTGTGGGTACTCGGTTCTACCCTTGGTCCGTTATATACGGTTTGAACTTCCCACAAGGAAGCAAATTTGCTCGCCTTGAGCTGCCAGAATTTGAATATGTCCCGTTGTGGGCCATTCAAGCTGGTGATAGTGCACGATCAATCTCAGCCATTGAAGATTTTCGTATTCTTGAGTCTCAATTTATGCCAGAGGATTAA
- the uvrC gene encoding excinuclease ABC subunit UvrC has translation MSDPSTYRPAPGTIPTEPGVYKFRDPEGRVIYVGKAINLRSRLSNYFQDLSVLHPRTRQMVTTATSVEWTVVASEVEALQLEYTWIKKFDPHFNVKYRDDKTYPVLAVSVGERFPRAYFYRGPQRKGVRYYGPYSHAWAVRETLDLLTRVFPIRTCTKAVFNRHESLGRPCLLGYIDKCSAPCIGRVSESEHRIIVDGFCSFMAGNTDSVVRRLTNEMISASEALDFEKAARKRDDLNAVRKITEQQAVVLGDGTDADVIAVAADDLEASIQLFHVRSGKIRGQRGWIVERTDNSESELEELLQSFLIRFYSDEVAHEDQVSDKELTVARRGVDKQSHESDLANRRTNTSVVPKEVLVHKAPANVEQTTAVLRSLRHSNVDVRVPQRGDKRALADTVFANAQEALRQHKIKRGSDLTTRSAALQEIHEALGLDEPPLRIECTDISHIQGTDVVASLVVFEDGLPKNSDYRRYKIKEAAGEGKSNDVGSIAEVVRRRFARYKNDRRMVPQEDEFDGSRFEDESLAGENTVAAKQRFAYSPQLFIVDGGAPQVAAAQDVLDELGITDVALIGIAKRLEEIWLPGEEDPLILPRNSQGLYLIQQLRDEAHRFAITFHRQQRSQRMRRSILDDIKGLGPARRKVLVAHFGSVKELKKASESEIMMVNGIGPALAHSIYVALHPDSDDSSVQ, from the coding sequence GTGTCTGACCCATCTACATATCGCCCAGCCCCCGGCACCATTCCAACGGAACCGGGGGTCTATAAGTTTCGTGATCCCGAAGGCAGGGTCATTTATGTAGGTAAAGCAATCAACCTACGATCGCGGTTGTCCAATTATTTCCAAGATCTCAGTGTTTTGCATCCGCGCACGCGGCAGATGGTAACCACAGCTACCTCAGTAGAATGGACAGTCGTTGCCTCTGAAGTAGAAGCGCTTCAGCTGGAATATACTTGGATTAAAAAATTCGATCCGCATTTCAACGTTAAATATCGCGATGATAAAACGTACCCAGTACTCGCAGTTTCAGTAGGTGAGAGGTTTCCCCGTGCTTATTTTTATCGCGGTCCGCAGCGAAAAGGAGTGCGATATTACGGCCCATATTCCCATGCATGGGCTGTTCGAGAAACTTTGGATTTGCTGACACGAGTTTTCCCCATTCGAACTTGTACCAAAGCCGTATTTAATAGGCATGAATCATTAGGAAGGCCATGTTTGCTGGGGTATATCGACAAGTGTTCAGCTCCGTGTATTGGTCGAGTGAGCGAATCTGAACATCGAATAATAGTAGATGGATTCTGCTCATTCATGGCGGGTAACACCGATTCGGTCGTGCGGCGCTTAACTAACGAGATGATCTCGGCCTCAGAGGCTCTAGACTTTGAAAAAGCAGCTCGTAAACGTGACGATCTGAATGCTGTTCGTAAAATTACGGAACAACAAGCAGTAGTCCTTGGGGATGGTACCGACGCAGATGTTATTGCAGTTGCTGCTGATGATCTTGAAGCTTCAATTCAATTATTCCACGTGAGAAGTGGCAAGATTCGAGGTCAACGCGGGTGGATTGTTGAGCGTACCGACAATTCTGAAAGTGAATTGGAAGAGCTATTACAATCGTTCCTTATTCGGTTCTATTCCGATGAAGTGGCACATGAGGATCAAGTATCCGATAAAGAACTAACAGTTGCTCGGCGAGGCGTCGATAAGCAGTCCCATGAAAGTGATCTTGCCAATCGTCGTACTAACACCTCGGTGGTTCCTAAAGAGGTGTTAGTACATAAAGCTCCTGCAAATGTTGAGCAAACTACCGCAGTTTTGCGTAGTTTGCGTCATTCGAATGTGGATGTGCGCGTACCTCAGCGTGGCGATAAACGAGCGTTGGCAGATACAGTTTTTGCCAATGCTCAAGAAGCTTTGCGACAGCATAAAATTAAGCGAGGATCGGATTTAACTACACGATCCGCTGCCCTACAAGAGATTCATGAGGCTCTTGGCCTAGACGAACCGCCTCTGCGCATTGAATGTACAGATATTTCTCATATTCAAGGCACAGACGTAGTGGCCTCACTTGTGGTTTTTGAAGATGGACTGCCGAAAAACTCGGACTACCGTCGTTACAAAATCAAAGAGGCGGCAGGCGAGGGTAAGTCCAACGATGTTGGGTCTATTGCAGAAGTCGTACGTCGAAGGTTCGCACGATACAAAAACGATCGCCGCATGGTTCCTCAAGAGGATGAGTTTGACGGCTCGCGATTTGAAGATGAATCGTTGGCGGGAGAAAACACTGTGGCAGCGAAACAGAGGTTTGCTTATTCACCTCAATTGTTCATAGTCGACGGTGGAGCGCCCCAAGTAGCTGCAGCACAAGATGTGCTCGATGAATTGGGGATTACGGATGTAGCGCTAATCGGAATTGCTAAACGCTTAGAGGAAATATGGTTACCTGGCGAAGAAGACCCATTGATTCTTCCACGAAATTCTCAAGGGTTGTACCTTATTCAGCAGCTGCGTGATGAAGCACATCGATTCGCTATTACATTTCACCGACAACAGCGATCGCAACGGATGCGACGGTCTATTCTTGACGATATCAAAGGCCTAGGCCCTGCACGTCGAAAAGTTTTAGTAGCGCATTTTGGTTCGGTCAAAGAACTAAAAAAGGCATCGGAATCAGAGATTATGATGGTAAACGGAATTGGTCCTGCTCTTGCACATAGTATTTATGTCGCATTGCACCCAGACTCAGATGACTCCTCAGTACAATAG
- a CDS encoding gluconeogenesis factor YvcK family protein — protein MNKLDTSQLKIASMGGGHGLFQTLRAVRQLNPASIDAIVTVADDGGSSGRIRRELGQIPPGDLRMALAALAPFDDEGLQWETLLQHRFGGHGALAGHAVGNLIIAGLCDTLGSEIAALDAVAKVIKAEGRVLPACAEPLEIAAEVSGLDDDPRIMREVIGQVAVASTPGTVRRVRLIPERPEATEESVEAIENADLVTLGPGSWFSSVIPHVLVPGIPTALATTKALRVVVLNLSPEPGETAGFTAERHIHILSQHAQTLRADVILVDEGLIPHKGERVHLERAAAVLGAQISYHDLSETDPSGRRIHRHDPAKLAEALRLQL, from the coding sequence GTGAATAAACTAGACACCTCGCAACTTAAAATCGCGAGTATGGGGGGAGGTCACGGCCTATTTCAAACCCTCCGTGCCGTTCGGCAGCTTAATCCTGCAAGTATCGACGCAATCGTAACTGTGGCCGATGACGGTGGTTCATCAGGGCGAATCCGTCGTGAGTTAGGACAGATTCCTCCTGGCGATCTACGGATGGCCCTTGCAGCACTCGCTCCTTTTGATGATGAAGGTTTGCAATGGGAAACGCTCCTCCAGCATCGCTTTGGTGGGCATGGGGCACTAGCTGGGCACGCAGTAGGCAACCTTATAATTGCTGGTCTGTGCGATACCTTAGGAAGCGAAATTGCCGCTCTAGATGCAGTAGCAAAAGTCATCAAAGCTGAAGGTCGCGTATTGCCAGCATGCGCTGAGCCATTAGAAATTGCGGCAGAGGTATCAGGCTTAGATGATGATCCACGGATTATGCGAGAAGTCATTGGGCAAGTTGCAGTCGCATCAACGCCAGGTACTGTACGGCGTGTCCGTCTTATTCCAGAAAGGCCAGAGGCAACTGAGGAATCGGTTGAAGCTATTGAAAACGCGGATTTGGTGACGTTAGGACCTGGTTCATGGTTCTCAAGCGTTATCCCGCATGTTTTGGTTCCAGGAATTCCTACGGCATTGGCCACCACTAAAGCTTTGCGGGTAGTAGTGCTTAATTTAAGTCCAGAGCCGGGAGAGACAGCAGGATTTACCGCTGAACGGCATATCCATATCCTGTCTCAACATGCCCAGACGTTGAGAGCAGATGTGATTTTAGTGGACGAGGGACTAATCCCGCACAAAGGCGAAAGAGTCCATCTGGAACGAGCTGCAGCGGTGCTTGGAGCACAGATTTCGTATCATGATTTAAGTGAAACCGATCCCAGCGGCCGACGAATTCATCGCCATGATCCTGCAAAATTAGCTGAAGCGTTACGTTTACAGCTTTAG